Proteins encoded in a region of the Streptomyces sp. NBC_01298 genome:
- a CDS encoding DUF6755 family protein — translation MSEAPLPPRPEYHPGSAQPRLNRPVRERYPQIRSTSGYGDPRIRHTGPGPGAGTEQEPERSSRLNARLALALTVVIGQLWALTVTVNEWMKGNTGTAWWGAGFLILSFLVVIGLWLLDPKDR, via the coding sequence ATGAGCGAGGCACCGCTGCCACCCCGCCCGGAGTACCACCCGGGCAGTGCCCAGCCACGGCTCAACCGGCCGGTGCGCGAGAGGTACCCGCAGATCCGCTCCACCAGCGGGTACGGGGACCCCCGGATCCGGCACACGGGCCCGGGCCCGGGAGCCGGCACCGAGCAGGAGCCCGAGCGCTCCTCCCGCCTCAACGCGCGCCTCGCCCTGGCGCTCACGGTCGTGATCGGCCAGCTCTGGGCGCTCACCGTGACCGTCAACGAGTGGATGAAGGGAAACACCGGCACGGCCTGGTGGGGAGCGGGGTTCCTGATCCTGTCCTTCCTCGTCGTGATCGGACTGTGGCTCCTCGACCCGAAGGACCGATGA